In Armatimonadota bacterium, the following proteins share a genomic window:
- a CDS encoding ATP-binding protein: MDPGTGPKIEIKVPLNPAECSRVRRVVACLASAALDDPIAIGDVELAVGEAFSNAVKYGQQGSATVYIDLTTPKVMKLEMVYQGAGFDTTVKYPRDVEKASGGFGRFIMDRVLDMMDYTFEEGRTILRMSKTRP, encoded by the coding sequence ATGGACCCCGGTACCGGCCCGAAAATCGAGATCAAGGTCCCGTTGAACCCGGCCGAGTGTTCCCGGGTTCGCAGGGTCGTTGCCTGTCTCGCATCGGCCGCGCTCGACGATCCGATTGCCATCGGGGATGTCGAACTGGCGGTCGGCGAGGCATTCAGCAACGCGGTGAAGTACGGTCAGCAGGGCAGCGCGACCGTGTACATTGACCTCACGACCCCGAAGGTCATGAAGCTCGAAATGGTCTACCAGGGAGCGGGTTTCGACACTACGGTCAAGTATCCGAGGGATGTGGAGAAGGCGAGCGGCGGATTCGGGCGGTTCATCATGGACCGAGTGCTCGACATGATGGACTATACGTTTGAGGAGGGCCGCACGATCCTGCGCATGAGCAAGACCCGACCGTAG